A region from the Patescibacteria group bacterium genome encodes:
- the yidD gene encoding membrane protein insertion efficiency factor YidD: MISNFIKQLQLFFKKVFILVIEIYQHTLSPDHGWGRLFWPKAGCIFYPSCSQYTKQAIIKYNLAKGLWFGLRRLIKCRPGGAGGFDPA, encoded by the coding sequence ATGATTAGTAATTTTATAAAACAACTTCAATTGTTTTTCAAGAAGGTTTTTATTCTTGTTATAGAGATATATCAGCACACCCTATCCCCCGATCATGGTTGGGGAAGATTATTTTGGCCTAAAGCTGGTTGTATTTTTTATCCATCTTGTTCACAATATACCAAACAAGCTATTATTAAATATAATCTAGCAAAAGGTTTGTGGTTTGGTTTAAGAAGATTAATTAAGTGTCGCCCTGGTGGCGCGGGTGGGTTTGACCCAGCCTAA
- a CDS encoding YidC/Oxa1 family membrane protein insertase — MSWFWQTFFYGPLFNLLVFIYNQVGDLGLAIIILTILLKIILYPLSRRSLQSQKALQQLQPKVEELKRKNKGNKEAMSRELMALYQQEKVSPFSSCLPLLIQLPFLFALYSVFGSGLSTNDFSGLYSFVANPGAISDLFLGFWSLGKPNIILAVITGLSQYWQAKMLMSTKPAISGEASKDEGLAASINKQALYIMPVMTMVFGFTLPAGLILYWLMNTLITIGQQYLTFTKNEEKVVS; from the coding sequence ATGAGTTGGTTTTGGCAAACATTTTTTTACGGTCCCCTTTTTAATTTATTGGTTTTTATATATAATCAAGTTGGTGATCTTGGTTTGGCAATAATTATTTTAACGATTTTGTTAAAAATAATTTTATATCCTCTGTCGCGTCGCTCCCTACAATCACAAAAAGCCTTACAACAACTTCAACCAAAAGTAGAAGAGTTAAAAAGAAAAAATAAAGGTAACAAGGAAGCGATGAGTCGAGAATTAATGGCTTTATATCAACAGGAAAAGGTTAGTCCTTTTTCTTCTTGTTTACCACTTTTAATTCAACTACCTTTTTTGTTTGCTTTGTATAGTGTTTTTGGTAGTGGTTTATCAACCAATGATTTTTCTGGTTTATATAGTTTTGTGGCTAATCCAGGGGCTATTTCGGATTTATTTTTAGGTTTTTGGTCTTTAGGAAAACCGAATATTATTTTAGCTGTGATTACTGGTTTGTCTCAATACTGGCAAGCTAAAATGTTAATGAGTACTAAGCCAGCTATTAGTGGTGAAGCCTCTAAAGATGAAGGTTTGGCTGCTTCTATAAATAAACAAGCTTTATATATTATGCCGGTGATGACTATGGTTTTTGGTTTTACCCTACCAGCCGGTTTAATTCTTTATTGGTTGATGAACACCCTTATTACTATTGGTCAGCAGTATTTAACTTTTACTAAAAATGAAGAAAAAGTTGTTAGTTAA
- a CDS encoding PRC-barrel domain-containing protein produces MKKKLLVKKLPVFSKEGVYLGRLQAVELDETNGFVLFYQVVSGWWKFKKFLLIHPRQIIKITTKKIVVEDTAIEISEKNEAERVSQPAIS; encoded by the coding sequence ATGAAGAAAAAGTTGTTAGTTAAAAAATTGCCTGTTTTTAGTAAGGAGGGGGTATATTTGGGCCGGCTTCAAGCTGTGGAATTGGATGAAACTAATGGTTTTGTTTTGTTTTATCAAGTGGTTAGTGGTTGGTGGAAGTTTAAAAAATTTTTACTTATTCATCCTAGGCAGATTATTAAAATTACAACAAAAAAAATTGTGGTAGAAGACACAGCTATAGAAATTTCTGAAAAAAACGAGGCGGAAAGAGTTTCCCAACCAGCGATTAGTTAG
- a CDS encoding polymer-forming cytoskeletal protein encodes MFTKNESGSEVETIIGPSVNVEGSFTSQGNVRIEGSVNGSVATSGALSIGEQAHIAANIQATNAYVAGYVKGNIQIKDRLELASTSRIDGDISTKILMVAEGAQLTGKCQMTGLTNNAIATVTKNSKKSEKTSEAEA; translated from the coding sequence ATGTTTACTAAAAATGAATCTGGCTCAGAAGTTGAAACTATTATTGGGCCATCCGTTAATGTTGAGGGTAGTTTTACCAGCCAAGGTAATGTCAGAATAGAAGGTTCGGTTAATGGCTCTGTAGCGACCTCTGGGGCTTTAAGTATTGGGGAACAAGCTCACATCGCTGCCAATATCCAAGCCACCAATGCTTATGTGGCTGGTTATGTTAAGGGAAATATCCAAATAAAAGATCGTTTAGAATTAGCCTCCACCAGTCGAATTGATGGCGATATTTCCACTAAAATATTAATGGTAGCCGAAGGCGCCCAATTAACAGGTAAGTGTCAGATGACGGGTTTAACTAACAACGCTATCGCTACTGTAACCAAAAATTCCAAAAAATCTGAAAAAACCAGTGAGGCAGAAGCTTAG
- the rpmH gene encoding 50S ribosomal protein L34: MPKRTYQPKKVKRLKKHGFRSRQKTAKGKVILKKRRLKNRKKLTVS; the protein is encoded by the coding sequence ATGCCCAAAAGGACTTATCAACCCAAGAAAGTAAAAAGGCTTAAAAAGCACGGCTTCCGTTCTAGACAAAAAACTGCCAAAGGTAAGGTTATTCTTAAAAAACGTCGTCTAAAAAATAGAAAAAAATTGACAGTTAGTTAG
- the rnpA gene encoding ribonuclease P protein component: MFKKEPTLKRAIDFSKVYRCGRKWVGDNLIIYCFFTNSQQVRRLAVVVSKKVSTKAVVRNLCRRRILGAFRKTEAPALGYDLVLVAKKSAADQKENVFKQELVGYFFNNSKD; this comes from the coding sequence ATGTTTAAAAAAGAGCCAACCCTAAAGAGGGCTATAGATTTTTCCAAGGTTTATCGATGCGGTAGAAAGTGGGTTGGTGACAATTTGATAATATATTGTTTTTTCACCAATAGTCAGCAAGTTAGGCGTTTAGCTGTTGTCGTGTCTAAAAAAGTTAGCACCAAAGCTGTGGTGCGTAATTTGTGTCGCCGTCGTATTTTGGGTGCTTTTAGAAAAACTGAGGCACCAGCCTTAGGTTATGATTTGGTGTTGGTGGCTAAAAAATCAGCAGCGGATCAAAAAGAAAATGTTTTTAAACAAGAGTTGGTTGGTTATTTTTTTAATAATTCTAAAGATTAA